In Falco rusticolus isolate bFalRus1 chromosome 11, bFalRus1.pri, whole genome shotgun sequence, the genomic window CGGGTGGGAACCAAGAGCACATCCAAAGGATGAGGGAAAGGGTGACCTGGAGGAACAGCCTCTAAAAGGGTCCCAGCTGGGCATACGGCACCCCGAGCCATGGTAGGGCTttagcagcagcactgtgcctgGAAGGGATGAGGTGCTTGTCAGGGTGTTGGGGTCAGCAGCGCAGACatgcacagctgctcctggcctCGGTCGCTCGGTGGCACATACGgagctttttccatttcatttctgcaggtGGGAGCTTTGATTTCCCTTGCAGGCTCTCAGCCCCCTTAGCAAGGGTTTGCTCCTGCTTTTCATTACTACACCAGACATACTTGATCTAATGGCTTCTACAGGTGGCGTGGGGTACAAGCAGGTCCAGCCCCGGTTGTCAGCTGTCATCCAGAGTCAGATTTAATccaggaaaacagtaaaaatcagTAATGTATATTGCATTCCTCCAATCCATACGCTTTCCATTAGGTGATCTTCCATCCTCCttagcacagaaagaaaaccctgCCGATGGCAGTCTTCTGACTCTGAAAGGCGAGGATTGGTCGTGCCTGGAAATCCAATCTCAGCTCTCACATTCCTGGACATACTGTCTATGCAGGGAATAGTCTCCCACCTTTAAATCCAGGCAGCAGATGCTAGCCAtgtgcacagcccctgcctgtaagcccagcagcttctgcagcagcagatgtgccCAGCCTGGGGCCGCGCTGGGGTGATGCAGCCCGGCATGCCCCTGTGCTAGGGTCCCATGCACTAGCCTGGGTCTCCCTGTGTCTGGAGGTCTTGGGGTAATAATGGCCTTGGCCAGTGCCACCACAATGTCATGCAAGTACAATAGGATGGTAATTAGGGACAGTTAATTCTTTccagaaattgcattttaactttttttttattaataagcTGGTGAAGAGATTCCTCTAGATCCTCAGTGTCAAGGGGGTTACATAcctttttttaagaatacatACGTATTCTTAAACCAATAAAAAGAAAGCGAAACGTTCAGCTTGCTTAAGTAAGCCCTATCTTCAATCACCCCTATACTTTAGTGGCTCAAGAACAACAGTTCAGTATTAAAAGTTACACAACGCCAACTCCGTTGGTAATTATGTGCAGATGaagaagggcagaaaaaaaaggacaggaatTTCTACGTGTGACTGCACATGCTAAGCGTGGCCTGGGCCCTTTGAGTTTGGGGCTGCACTGCCTGAGATGGAGCTCCATGTGTTGAGCTGCAAAAAGAAAGGGGGCTGCCGTCCTCTACCAGACAGAAGAAGGTCCAGAAAGCTCTCTTCTTGGTTCTGTTGGGTCACTAGACTACAGGACTAactcaaacttttttttttttttttttttttgtccttactTTTGCAGAGAATGTTATCAATGGGCAGGACTATGAGGTGATGATGCAGATCGACTGTGAAGTGATGGACACCAGGATCCTCCACATCAAAAGTTCTTCTGTGCCTCCGTACCTCCGAGAGCAGCGCAGAAACCACACCGACACCTTCTACAGCTCGTCTCCCTCCGTCCCAGAGACGCCCCATGCCCTGAGAGCCATTGTCAAATCCCTGCAGTAGCTCCTGCGGCGTAGTGGCATGGCCTGTGCACCCGGCGTGCAGCAGGTCCTGCTGCCGGGCTAAGCCTCTCTGCTAGCAGGTCCCTGGGGCTCCTGGCCCTTCGGCACAGCAAGGGCAGGCCCACTTAGCCCATTCCTGCGCCTGACCCTATCCGGTGGCCGCATCCTGCCCATGGATTATACAGCTCAGCTGGCCCCTTGCCAGGAACAGAGCCACGCAGCGTGCAGTGCCTGGTGACAGAGGTGCGGGTGAGGCATGCTGCTGCAGTCTTGGGCTCTGCATCAGCTGCAGGTGCCCAGGGCTGGCGTCGGGGGGCACGTGGGCCATCCTTGATACTTATGCACTGTGTAAAATTGTTGGGTTTGCtggttcttttgttttgtcCCTGTTAAACCACCTCTGGAGGTGGGGCGCTGAGCACTGGGGCCCTGGCCCAGAGACACCGCTGAAGGGCCCGTGCTCGGGATGAGGCTCCCCTCCCCGCAGGGCGCTcggggcagcaggaggaagcgGTGTCCAGCTCCCAGCTGTGGGTGTGGGGACAGCCGCAGgcctgcaccccagccccggccctgtgccccaggagcaggagcaggggcatCCCTTCTCTGCCAGAGTGGCTGTGCCGAgcctggccaggcagccccGCTCCTCGGCAGCCCCGCATGCCCGCCCAGATCCCTGCCCGAGCAGCCTCCCTCGCCGGGACGCCCCGGgctgcttcccagggctgcagcagtgctgtggggcagcccagccccagcagccggtggggtggtggggagctgCGCTTACAGTCAGAACACTACAAGCGGAGCAGCCTGCGCTGCCAGCGGGGCGGGGTACACATCCCTCCCTCACCTGCCGGAGCCCTCCTGTGCCCGGTTGCTGCCGTCCCCAGCCCGCGCAGCAGCGTGGtgagctggcaggcagctggggcttTGCCCAAGGGTGGTGATGTACTGCAGTGTTTCTAAAGATTGTACTTTCGTTTGGGTTTTTCGTTGGTGTCCCCCCCACCCTTCCCgttttgtttgggatttggtgCTTTGTTGTTTtcggggggcaggggaagggtgtAATATTTGATGCTTTTTGCTGCTAACAGCCTACAGAGCagtgctggccctgctggggcAGAAGAGCTGCTTCATTTCAGCGGGACGCAGCTACAGCACCTTCCTCCTGAAACCCAGCCCCAGagacacgcacacacacccccacgccacccctcctctgccctgccagcactgaCAGCCGCCCGTCACGCAGCAGGGGAGCATGCCATTTGTCCCCAAGCACTGAACTACTAGACATGGCTCTTGCTGCAGTCGCCTGCTGCTGTTACAGAGCCTACTGCAGAGCTCTGTTTAATGGTCCCAATTTTGTCAGCCAAGCCCTGGGCCAGAGCTGGGCTGAGGGGTCCGGTGCACGGTGCACTGCGGTGCTCAGCTGGGATGAGGCGCCAGCAGAGCATCGGCCTTTTGTAATGACTTCAgcatgttacttttttttcccccctttgcaTTTAGCACAGATGACGGGCTTCAGTTTGACAGCCAGCTGCCTTTCCTTCATTGTCTGAACCACTGACCGATGTGgattttttattactgttgataattattattatttgtgtgTGGCACTGTTAGGAAATAAAGGTTGCTCCTCCAGCAAGACAAACAGCTCAGCGGAGGTGAGGAGGAGAGCGAGGAGTAATACACCCCTGTGAAGTATGTGCCTTGCAACACTATGGAAAAGCTTTGCCCTTTGCCACGTAGTCAGCGTGAGCTGCACAGGCCCCCGTCCCCTCGGCGCTCGCGCTGCTGGGAAGCAGCCGGGCTCGGCGAGGGGTTTGGCTGCGCTCCTTGCACCAGTTCCTTTTCCTGGCCCTCGGCCCCACCTGACCGTGGGCCAGCTCACACAATaggcaaaacccaaaaccccagcGGTGCCCCAGCCGGAGGCGCGCAGCTCCgccacagccctgggcagaggCTGCTCCGGGAGGGTGTTTGCcgcaggggagctggggtggtgggCGCACAGCCTGGCACGGTGCAAGGGGCTACTGTGGGGGGCCAGGGGCTTGGGGGCAACTGCGGCACTGCATCCTCAGTCAGCACCCGTGGGCTCCAGGGGTGGAGAGCACCTCTCGTCCCGTGTAGCTCTGTTTGTGTCCCTAGCACTGAAGGCAATAAAACggttcttttatttattattattttgcttgttAATACTGGCTTACTTAAGCAAATGACTAGAAGGGCAGCGCTGTCTCCCACTGTCTCTTGGGCCGCAGCGCGGCTCTGCTCAGCACGGTGCTGGCACTGCCCAAGGTGTGTGCACCCAAACTCCgctcctggggagggggcatcTCACCCAGAGCCCAGGGAAGAGGAGGCGGTGAGGGGTCTCAGCGCAGCCCGAGGGTGGCTGCAGGCACGAGAGAGCCAAGCCCTTcgcagggctggccccagccacgccaccctgccccagggccagggcccagcagcctccagccaccCCGAGGCCCCCTCCAGCACCGCCCCTTGGTGTGTCAAGCAGCACTCCCCCAACCGAAACCCACCCCAAAGCCCCTGTGTATTCCTTCTGGGCGCCCAGAGGGTGAGCCAGACCCAAAGAAAGTCCCGAACAGCTGCAAAGGTACTTGATGTTTTATTACTGACAGCAGGTAAATACAAGGTGCTGCCGGGCAGAGGGGCGGGGGCTGGGTCTCCGTGAGGGGCTCCCGATGGCCAGCAGCCAGGACCAGGGCGAGCACGGCAGCAAGAGGGCACGTGGGAGACGGAgtggcagtgggatggggagcaAGGGCTCCCCTTGCCCCGAggggtccccccagccccccagcccagcgccTGGCCGAGCAGAGCCTTCGCCCAGCAAATGCCAAAAGGGGACTATTTTGGGTtacaaaatgaacaaataaaagccATCTACACGTATTTACAGTGTCCCCCTCCCACCGCCAGCTCGCTCCAGACGTGAGTCAGGGCTCAGAGTGCACCCGGCCCCCCCAGAGCATTGCAAAGGGCAGAGCCCTGGCCGGAGGGGACAGTCCTCGGCATAAGTGCCAGCACCAGGGGCTGTCAGAGCTGAGCTCACAGCCCCATCGTACAGCAGGATCTCCAAAGGGCCTGCTGGCAAGGTGGTCCCGAGAGATGGGACTTTCCCACGGGACACACACATCCTCCACCAGGACAGACAGGCACGGGCGTCCCGCTGGGacccagtgcctgcagcagaaAGGCCAGCTTTGCACTAGTTCTGGGTCTCTTGCTGATCAtctttagctaaaaaaaaacaaaccaaaaaaaccccaccctcaTCAGGAGGACCATGTCTgggccacctcctcctcctcccagggcaggagagctgggtCTGAGCTCCTGAAGGAGGACCTCCTCCctgcaggaagggaagaatCCAGAAGCAAAATTACAGCAAACACAGAGAGGGTGGCTCTGGCCGGGGGATTGATCTACAAtccaccataaaaaaaaaaaaaaaacccagattgAAACAAAACCCATCATTTACTCTTTGATTTGtacaaaataacaataataacaataaaaataataataaaaggtGCTGGTGGCCCCTGACTCGCAGTGCCCCACTGTGGGGGGTCGGGTCTCAGTAGGCAAAGATGACATGGTAGGTGACTTGGTGCCCATTGTCCCAGGCGTAGAGCAGGCGGTCCTTGGGATTATAGTCTATCTGCGTGGTGTAGGCGTACTCGTTCTCAAAGAGCAGCCGGGGGATGATCTGTGTGTTGGTGTGTGTGTCAAAGGCGTAGGAGATGTTGGCGTTCCTCTTGTTGTAGCTGTCAACCGCGTACAGGACCCCACAGATGACAAAGCAGTTCCCGTAGAAGTTCTTCCGCAGCCCTGTCCGCCACGTGGTCTCCTTCTGTGTGCTGAGGTCGGCTGCATTCAGCTTGCTCAGCACAATCACCTCCTGGTTGAAGCCCTCATAGCTGATGGCCGGATAGATGACCCACAGGCCATTCTCATCCACGGCAAAGTCCACATCCGAGTGGCCTCGCCACCGCCATGGGGTGGACTCCTCGTAGGCCACGTCGTGCAGCATGGCCCAGGCGGCCACATACCGCTGCTTCAGGTCATATTTGATGATGTTGCGCGTGAAGGCCCGGTTGTAGTAGAAGGAGCCGTTGTAGACAACGTGCCCTGTCCCAATCCAGCTGTACGGGAGCTTGTAGGAGTTGCTCCAGCGACCTGCGGGGCAGAGACACCTTGCTGGCAAGACCCTCCCTTTGCTTTGGGGTTGGTggccctgccaccagcacactCCGCCCTCCGCACTGCCTGCACTCTctccccagccaccagccccagcctggcacggTGACAAGAAAGTCCAGAGCCACCGCAGGAGCCTGACCAGCCCCATGCTCCAAACCCCACATGCTGGGCACTGGCCCccaggagggaaggcagggcaTCCCCGCACGgtgcagcatcccagggaaCAGGGACACTACTTGGACCAGCAGATCAGTGGATGGTGCAAGCCTACCTTGCTTGAAGTTGTCAAGGTTCCTAAACTCCACCAGCGTGTTCCCATAGTAGTAGTTGGTGACATAGATCCGCTCCTCCCGGGCCAGGGGGTCCTTCATCCAGGCCCCCTCATTGCGCCCATAGGTGTTCTGGGTGGTGGGCCCCGAGATGGTGGACAGGGTGTCCTTGCAGCGACCTGCGTGGACAGAGAAAGGCTCGTGAGGCTCGAGGCATGTAGCcatgctctccctgctcctgctgggggACATCACCCCCCGCCCAGCCCCTTACCCACCCAGCAGGTACCCCCACTGCCACAGCCTCAAGAAGCCCAGCAGTGCCCGCCAGACCCTGCAAAGAGCTCCCCACGTCCTCAGCAGTGTCCCTGCCCCAGTGGAGGCTGCCGCCTGTCTCGGGTCCATCCCCAGGGAGGCCTCGTTccgccctgcccagcccctcaAACTGGAGGAGACTACAGGAGGTTCCAGAGTTAACAAGCAAGTAAACCTGGTGCCCCAGTAAAGTGCTGTCCAGCCTCGATCTCCAGGACACCTCCCACCCATGAGCAAAGCCAGGTGTGCTGCGCCTAGCAGGacaggctgtgggcaggagccagcccccACGCACACAGCTGGATCAGTGCAGGACCTGCAGGCACTCACCGATGATGTTCCTGATGTCCTCCTCTTCCAGGGCCTGCTTCGGGGTGGCGGGGATGCTGGGGCTCACTGGCATCGCAGGGGTGCTCGCCTGTCCCCAGGCTCCTGAGCTGCTCTCTGGGGCAGGGCTTGTCCCCACGTCCCTCGGGGTCCCAGCAGTGGTGGGaatggcagggctggggacagcggTGGTGGGGACAGCGGTGGTGGGGACAGCGGTGGTGGGGACAGCGGTGGTGGGGACAGCGGTGGTGGGGACAGCGGTGGTGGGGACAGCGGTGGTGGGGACAGCGGTGGTGGCTGCAGACAGGCTCACTGTGGCTGTGGCCACCACTGTGCTGGCCAAGGTTGCCAGTAGCTGCGGGGTCgcctcctctgccagccccaccgAGGCAGTTGTGGTCTCCGGGGTGGGGGTCAACCTGCTGACAGCAGTGGGGTCTGGCGTGGGCCCCAGGGACgtggcaggggacaggggcaCTGTGGCCGTTGCAGCAGTGTCGGCGGCTGGCGGGGTGGTGGGGTCGCTGCCGGGGGTGGGTGGCCATCCCACCGGGGAGGGCTTCCTCACGCCCTCACCCGCCCTGCTGCTGGGCCTCAGGAGCTGGTCCTCGATCAGCAGGTCCACGGTGTTGTCCCCACTGAACAGCTCATCCGCTGCCAAACACAGGCACGGGTGTCAGCCCCACAGCGAGCAGGAGCAActcccccacagcccctctgcactTGCCCCACCGCTCTGGCTCCTCcgcctgctcctccagcctgtcctggACTAAATCCGCCGCTTAAATTCCAGCCAGAGAAGGGCCGCATGACCTGCGGGGGCTGACGATGCCCACGTTAGGAGGTCAGCGAGACCCCATCACGGCCACATCCAccgctgcaggctgggcagagcaggaggtgaCAGAGAGCGATTCCGTCCTGTCAGCTCCCAGAGACGGGGCAGGATGGGGACACAGCCATGGCGCCCAGCCGGCTCCCATCCACCCAACCCAGGCTGGAAACCAGGGCACAGGGACCACCTGGGCCCCCCGGCCACCCTTTGCTCCTTCATACCTCAGGAGCCCACGCGTGGCTGTGCTGGCCCACCTCACCGCTGAGCTGGCTTTGCAGAGAAAGGGCACTTGCCCTGCTGGCCCGTGCTGCCAGGCACCGACGGTGctggggggctgagccccagggCTCTTGCCATGGCCAGAGCCAcgagcagcagccagcaggagctcagagctgcctcccaccACCTGGACCACTGCACAAACCTCCCTGGGTGCCATCAGACAGGTGGATCTGCAGGACTAACACACATCAACTTTTTGGAAAGGTGCTGGGTGTTTTAAACCAAAGCAGTGAGCCGTTTCCTTAGCTAGCAGGGATCTGCCACCAAATAACgatgctgccctgctcccccccgcAGGGCACAAAGGCTGCACAGTGGTGAGGTACCAGccatcccacctcctcctgcctccgAGCCCTCCCTGCTGCCGTGACCCCACGCGCTTTGCCCAGATGTTCCCAGGGGATGAGAAAGGACTTGAGGGCAGACGCTGGTTTTGCTGTGGGACGCAGCTGCAAACCTGACTCACGTTGCTCCTCGATGTCATTCTCTGACTCCGTGGACTGGGCTTTGTAGTAGGTGACCCCTCGGATGATGGTGGGCTTGGAAGGAGGCCGGCTCCTCACGTGCAGTTTCCTCTGCAAGAGCTGCTTGGGTTTGTCGTCCTCCGGAGAGAGGTGCAGCTCTGCAAGGGACTCAACAGAGTTGATCTGCTGGGAGATGGTTTCATCTTTCaggaatttttcttcatattttcccTGGAAGAGATACAGGAGGTTGTTATGGGACGGGTCAGAACAGCAGCGTTTTGGGGGATGGGGCAGGTCAGGCTGGCTAGCCAAGCGCAGGTAGGATGCTCGgtcctccctcctttctcagGGTCAccttctgtccctgctgctgcaggaaaccCTCCAGGAGACAGCAGGGGTGGCTGGCCAGCATTGCCTCTGCATGACCCCAATGCCTCCCTGCAAACCCGGGACCCTGTGCTCCGTAAGGCTGCGGGACACGGGGGCAGCATGCAGGGGTccacccacaccaccaccactcgCCCACGCACCCGACGCACACCCCCTCGCGCAGCGGGGACCAGTGCCAGCAGCCCATCTGCAGGAGCGTGCGACGTGacccagctccagcagagcagagaggccGAAGGCACCGTCCCAGCAGAACTGGAAAACCCCCTGCGGGGCAGGGACCAGGAGCTCCATGCTGAGGCAGCCACCTCATGCCTGAAGGATTTCATCTCATTAAAGGAAATCGGAAAGACAGCCCCAGGGTTGACACGGTGCCCATTTGGCTGAGAAGATGGACCCAGGGTTCCTTCACAACCCTGCTGCAATTAACAGCGAGTGAAGGGGAACATTGGGAAATGAGGTCACTCGGGGTAATAAAAGCCCGGCGCTTCGCTCtcctgcctggccagggctggctcCTCTCCAGTGGGCAGTGGAGCCTCAGCTCAGGTtatggggagcagagggagaggggcCAGGCACCCCCCCGCCACATGCCATTCCCCCACATGCTGACCCCCAGTGCCTGCGTGGGAGCCCACCCCTGTCCCCACCAGGGCTCGGGGAGCCCACCCCAGCGTAGGGCCCACAACCCCCGCTCTCAGTGCTGGGGGGTCGCATGTGCAGGCTGTCCTCGCTCCCAGGAGCTGAGCACCCCTGTTTGGAGCTGGAAACGATGTGGCacttcttcccccctccccagacaCCTCCTTTTGCCCTGCAGAGGGGACCCTGGGGTGAAGGCAGGACGCTCCAGGAGCCACCCAGCATGGCTCAGAGCAGCACGATGCCAGGCTAGATTGCACCACCGAAGCAGCCAGGGGGTCAGGACCCTCTGGGCAGGCGTTTTCCCAAAACACCTCTctctggggctgcagagaaACCACTGTCTCAGGCAGGGGATGTCCCTGCACTGGGACCCCCTGCAATCTGGGGCTGGGTGTTGGAGCCAGTGGGATGCCCAAGGCTCTGCCCGGAGCCTGCCAGGCACAGGGGCTGCCTTGGGAGGGGTAATTGCCCAGGAAGGTGGGCGACAGGCTGTCCCTCCACCGAGCCCCCAAGCCCTGCTAATCAAAGGCTCCACGTTTCCCAGTGCTTCCCAGCCGGCCCCGCAATGACATCACGCTTCCCGAGCAGCGCAGCCGCTGCTGACCTCGAAAACCAACAGCCCCGTGGGAAGGGGGGAGGCCAGGAGcgcagcctgctcctgctcctgctccctcccaccgCCCGGCGCAGCTGGGCTCTGCCGAAAGAAGCAGGCTGGAGCCAGAGGCACAGAAATGGGGTCAGCTGTGCCAAGAAGAGAATAACCTGGGGCTGGTGGCCTGCCAGGGGCCACATCCAGGAGACACCCTCTGGGCTGCTTTGCGCGGCAGCAGTGACCTCGAGACATGCAACGCGCTTGGGGGTCGCACCTCTGTGTGCGTGTAGGCAGCCTCGGCATCCCGCTGCAGCGAGCTCTCGATGTCAGCAAGGCTGTTGGTGATGAGGCTGGAGCAgttctccctgtccctgtggTGGGGATCCTGCAGATGCTCGTCCACGTTGGCTCCTGCCCGGTGGCCTTCCTGCATGAAGTTCCTGGATATGCCCtagaaaagggagagaggagacTTCACCGCGTGTAAAGGGATGTTTTACCCACAGGGGATGCTCCACAGTCCCCAAACCACAGCCCAGGAGCCAGCAAGCTCTGTGCTCCCACCCTGGGCTCACAGCTGTGCTTCTCCATAGAGCTGGGCACTTCAGATGCTAAGAAGGTGCCCCTGACCCCAGTGGGATCCAGAAACCCCATCACTGGTGTGCACATCCCAGATCTGCTCTGCCACAGGGCCCCATGGAGCAGGAGAGTGGCCTTGAGGTTCTTCAACATCCATCTTCAGCCATGCTCGCTGGCTTAcggaaggaagaggaaaagacaagCTAAAACATCTAGAGTCCCAGCTTCACCTCCTTTCCCTATGGCAGCCAGTTTATCTCCCATTTATTAAACCCACTTTCCTAGCAGGGTCCCgtcctggctggctgctgcctgcctgaccCCTGAGACAAGTCCTTGGGGTGGGCATCCCacttttctggtttctgttcCCC contains:
- the OLFML2B gene encoding olfactomedin-like protein 2B isoform X1, coding for MARPLPLLLCLAALGAGCRAGSPPGGTAGPPPQPLQDEADNQENILSQLLGDYDKVKAVSEGSDCRCKCLVRPLGRGACQRINEGTYKAEDFYTVETITSGPSCKCACVAPPSALNPCEGDFRLKKLREAESSDLKLSSIVEMLESAFYGLDLLKLHSVTTKLVGRVEKLEEGISRNFMQEGHRAGANVDEHLQDPHHRDRENCSSLITNSLADIESSLQRDAEAAYTHTEGKYEEKFLKDETISQQINSVESLAELHLSPEDDKPKQLLQRKLHVRSRPPSKPTIIRGVTYYKAQSTESENDIEEQRESADELFSGDNTVDLLIEDQLLRPSSRAGEGVRKPSPVGWPPTPGSDPTTPPAADTAATATVPLSPATSLGPTPDPTAVSRLTPTPETTTASVGLAEEATPQLLATLASTVVATATVSLSAATTAVPTTAVPTTAVPTTAVPTTAVPTTAVPTTAVPTTAVPSPAIPTTAGTPRDVGTSPAPESSSGAWGQASTPAMPVSPSIPATPKQALEEEDIRNIIGRCKDTLSTISGPTTQNTYGRNEGAWMKDPLAREERIYVTNYYYGNTLVEFRNLDNFKQGRWSNSYKLPYSWIGTGHVVYNGSFYYNRAFTRNIIKYDLKQRYVAAWAMLHDVAYEESTPWRWRGHSDVDFAVDENGLWVIYPAISYEGFNQEVIVLSKLNAADLSTQKETTWRTGLRKNFYGNCFVICGVLYAVDSYNKRNANISYAFDTHTNTQIIPRLLFENEYAYTTQIDYNPKDRLLYAWDNGHQVTYHVIFAY
- the OLFML2B gene encoding olfactomedin-like protein 2B isoform X2; the encoded protein is MARPLPLLLCLAALGAGCRAGSPPGGTAGPPPQPLQDEADNQENILSQLLGDYDKVKAVSEGSDCRCKCLVRPLGRGACQRINEGTYKAEDFYTVETITSGPSCKCACVAPPSALNPCEGDFRLKKLREAESSDLKLSSIVEMLESAFYGLDLLKLHSVTTKLVGRVEKLEEGISRNFMQEGHRAGANVDEHLQDPHHRDRENCSSLITNSLADIESSLQRDAEAAYTHTEGKYEEKFLKDETISQQINSVESLAELHLSPEDDKPKQLLQRKLHVRSRPPSKPTIIRGVTYYKAQSTESENDIEEQPDELFSGDNTVDLLIEDQLLRPSSRAGEGVRKPSPVGWPPTPGSDPTTPPAADTAATATVPLSPATSLGPTPDPTAVSRLTPTPETTTASVGLAEEATPQLLATLASTVVATATVSLSAATTAVPTTAVPTTAVPTTAVPTTAVPTTAVPTTAVPTTAVPSPAIPTTAGTPRDVGTSPAPESSSGAWGQASTPAMPVSPSIPATPKQALEEEDIRNIIGRCKDTLSTISGPTTQNTYGRNEGAWMKDPLAREERIYVTNYYYGNTLVEFRNLDNFKQGRWSNSYKLPYSWIGTGHVVYNGSFYYNRAFTRNIIKYDLKQRYVAAWAMLHDVAYEESTPWRWRGHSDVDFAVDENGLWVIYPAISYEGFNQEVIVLSKLNAADLSTQKETTWRTGLRKNFYGNCFVICGVLYAVDSYNKRNANISYAFDTHTNTQIIPRLLFENEYAYTTQIDYNPKDRLLYAWDNGHQVTYHVIFAY